One stretch of Niallia sp. XMNu-256 DNA includes these proteins:
- a CDS encoding glycoside hydrolase family 3 C-terminal domain-containing protein: MIKRTTIIFLTAIIFISTLVMPTYAANGGTQGNSPWMNTKLSAEKRTELLLDAMTIEQKMQQIVISRFNENDTGETVVINRGGTSKYQNGVFEPQGTLPGCEWQDTGRQIRGIKELGIPTIRMTNGGTGVKGGSCGNDPLATGLPSTLAMAATFDRKLNNEAGRILGEETRAFAHHVMLGPGMNLVRHPYNGRNYEYFSEDPYLTGILATEQVKGIQAQGIQAQLKHLAGNEQETERWTMGVQVPSRAMNELYMLPFEMAAKDANPASVMCSFPDVNGTFACDSSELLQDALRKNWGFNGYVMSDRRAIHDTVSAIKAGTNVELDWAPQYYTQEKIQKALDTGQVTENDIDNLLRPRYIKMIEFGHMDKPFNKFMPEIVDSKANGTIARKMAEEGAVLLKNENGFLPLDGKPKSIALIGVEWFAGIAKLSPRSVRDTNENVVTPYTVTPQEGLENVIKEMGYNTKVTYNDGRDPQAAAKLASQSDIVLLMIGDNPHETKDRETLGFPAIDLNKHRDKVDWVEQEPLIDAVLKANAKNTAVILKTSGTVLMPWLDQVPAVLEAWFPGMEDGNAVANLLYGKVNPSGKLPMTFGASAREAAFATEKQYPGTRQDTGKPGGPGPYGDGSKQMIAQYTEGLQMGYRWYEANNVKPLFPFGYGLSYTTFKYDGLKVKRVRGNKGSLSGIDVTFTVTNTGDVAGKEAAQVYLTLPNEAGQPTKRLVNFEKIDLKPGENKTVTLRIDQAGSNHPFSYFIPKEPDNLANWADGEWATADGKYRVHVGGSSTDTPLEKEIPLNFKLDKNKGKGNNKGKGNSK; encoded by the coding sequence ATGATTAAAAGAACGACTATAATTTTTTTGACAGCAATAATCTTCATCTCTACGTTAGTAATGCCTACTTATGCGGCGAACGGTGGAACACAGGGAAACAGCCCCTGGATGAACACCAAGCTCTCGGCTGAGAAGCGCACCGAGCTGCTTCTCGATGCGATGACGATCGAACAGAAGATGCAGCAAATCGTTATTTCGCGCTTCAATGAGAATGACACCGGTGAGACGGTCGTCATCAATAGGGGAGGAACAAGCAAATACCAAAACGGAGTTTTCGAGCCCCAGGGTACTTTGCCCGGATGTGAGTGGCAGGACACCGGCCGGCAGATCCGCGGGATCAAGGAACTAGGTATTCCCACCATCCGCATGACCAACGGTGGTACAGGGGTGAAGGGCGGATCGTGTGGCAATGACCCATTGGCAACAGGCCTACCGTCTACTCTGGCCATGGCTGCGACTTTCGACCGTAAGCTAAACAATGAGGCCGGTCGGATCCTTGGCGAGGAGACCCGGGCCTTTGCACATCACGTGATGCTCGGACCTGGCATGAACCTTGTGCGTCACCCGTACAATGGCCGGAACTATGAGTACTTCAGTGAGGACCCATACCTCACGGGTATACTAGCAACCGAGCAAGTCAAGGGAATCCAGGCCCAGGGGATTCAGGCCCAGCTTAAGCACCTAGCAGGCAACGAGCAGGAAACTGAGCGATGGACGATGGGTGTACAGGTTCCCTCACGTGCCATGAACGAGCTGTATATGCTGCCTTTCGAGATGGCCGCTAAGGATGCTAATCCAGCCTCTGTGATGTGCTCGTTCCCGGATGTAAATGGCACTTTTGCCTGTGACAGCTCTGAACTACTTCAGGACGCTTTGCGTAAAAACTGGGGCTTCAACGGTTATGTCATGAGTGACCGTCGCGCGATTCATGACACGGTTTCTGCTATTAAGGCGGGCACGAATGTCGAGCTCGACTGGGCACCTCAGTACTACACCCAAGAGAAAATTCAGAAGGCTCTTGATACTGGTCAGGTGACCGAGAACGACATCGACAATCTGCTTCGTCCACGGTACATCAAGATGATTGAATTTGGCCATATGGATAAGCCTTTCAACAAGTTCATGCCGGAGATCGTCGATTCGAAAGCTAATGGTACTATCGCTCGAAAGATGGCCGAGGAAGGGGCCGTACTGTTGAAGAACGAAAACGGCTTCCTGCCACTGGATGGGAAACCGAAGTCGATCGCACTGATTGGTGTCGAGTGGTTCGCAGGTATAGCCAAGTTGTCCCCGCGCTCTGTTCGAGACACCAATGAGAACGTCGTGACCCCTTACACGGTCACCCCACAGGAAGGCTTGGAAAATGTTATTAAAGAGATGGGCTACAACACCAAGGTGACGTACAACGATGGCCGTGACCCTCAAGCCGCTGCCAAACTGGCCTCACAGTCTGACATCGTGCTACTCATGATCGGTGACAATCCGCATGAAACTAAGGATCGCGAGACTCTCGGCTTCCCGGCTATCGATCTCAACAAACATCGAGACAAAGTGGACTGGGTGGAGCAGGAGCCGCTGATCGATGCGGTCCTGAAGGCAAACGCAAAGAACACTGCTGTGATCCTGAAGACCTCTGGTACAGTGCTCATGCCGTGGTTGGATCAGGTTCCTGCCGTACTCGAGGCGTGGTTCCCGGGAATGGAAGATGGTAACGCTGTTGCCAATCTGCTTTACGGGAAGGTCAATCCTTCCGGAAAACTGCCTATGACGTTTGGTGCCAGCGCGCGAGAGGCCGCTTTCGCTACCGAGAAACAATACCCAGGAACTCGTCAAGACACCGGCAAACCTGGTGGCCCAGGTCCGTATGGCGACGGTTCCAAACAGATGATCGCCCAGTACACCGAAGGTCTGCAGATGGGTTACCGCTGGTACGAGGCCAACAATGTAAAGCCTCTCTTCCCTTTCGGATACGGTCTATCGTACACGACCTTCAAGTATGACGGCCTCAAAGTGAAGAGGGTTCGCGGCAACAAGGGCTCATTGTCCGGTATTGATGTAACTTTCACCGTCACGAACACTGGTGACGTTGCCGGCAAAGAAGCGGCACAGGTTTATCTAACCCTGCCGAACGAGGCGGGGCAACCGACTAAGCGCCTCGTAAACTTTGAGAAGATTGACCTTAAGCCCGGTGAGAACAAGACGGTGACTCTAAGGATTGACCAGGCAGGCTCCAACCACCCGTTCTCCTATTTTATTCCGAAAGAACCGGACAACCTAGCGAACTGGGCTGACGGCGAGTGGGCAACCGCTGACGGAAAGTACCGCGTACATGTCGGAGGTTCCTCGACAGATACTCCACTGGAAAAGGAGATTCCGTTGAACTTCAAACTTGACAAGAATAAAGGCAAAGGCAACAACAAGGGCAAAGGGAACTCTAAGTAA
- a CDS encoding YhcN/YlaJ family sporulation lipoprotein — MKRIALISVALTALVLSACGVNNDNSNDTAVQSSDITKPTKVNNSDNNFTYGSRANDNTNNDTQRKNHIEDKIVSMNEVEQANVTIKNNNVYIAAQLNNNNNHLSADVAQRIADQAKSIDHNIENVYISVNPDVSINPDRSDRMNDSSNDIQLTSN, encoded by the coding sequence ATGAAACGAATAGCTTTAATTTCAGTTGCATTAACAGCTTTGGTTCTTTCAGCCTGTGGTGTTAATAATGATAACTCGAATGATACCGCAGTCCAAAGTTCCGATATAACAAAACCTACAAAAGTCAATAATTCTGATAATAATTTCACTTATGGATCTAGAGCAAATGATAATACAAACAATGATACACAAAGGAAGAACCACATTGAGGATAAAATTGTCTCAATGAATGAAGTTGAACAGGCGAATGTTACTATAAAAAATAATAATGTTTATATAGCTGCACAACTCAATAATAACAATAATCATCTTTCCGCGGACGTTGCACAGAGAATAGCGGATCAAGCAAAATCGATTGACCATAATATTGAAAATGTATATATCTCAGTTAATCCCGATGTCTCAATTAACCCCGATCGCTCTGATCGAATGAATGACTCTTCAAACGATATCCAGTTGACTTCCAATTGA
- a CDS encoding ATP-binding protein gives MLKVIVIKSENDIRIAINCIRLLAKALEFSKVDMQKIVVAVSELTQNILDHSGTHGLVKFDSIESRGIQVFVEDQGKGINQLEQILNGQKVISKKGLGLGLLGAKRLMDEFIIETSEEGTRIIAIKWKSNKY, from the coding sequence ATGTTAAAAGTAATAGTTATTAAGTCTGAAAATGATATTCGTATTGCCATTAATTGTATTCGCCTCTTAGCTAAAGCTCTCGAGTTTTCTAAAGTGGACATGCAAAAGATTGTTGTTGCCGTGTCAGAGTTGACTCAGAATATTCTGGATCACTCCGGAACACATGGACTCGTTAAGTTTGATTCTATTGAGAGTAGGGGGATACAAGTATTTGTTGAGGATCAGGGTAAAGGCATCAATCAACTGGAGCAAATTTTAAATGGACAAAAGGTTATTTCAAAAAAGGGTCTTGGGCTAGGTTTGTTAGGAGCGAAAAGATTAATGGATGAATTTATTATAGAAACATCTGAGGAAGGGACGAGGATTATTGCAATTAAATGGAAAAGCAACAAGTACTGA
- a CDS encoding histidine kinase dimerization/phospho-acceptor domain-containing protein, which translates to MQLNGKATSTDDVTLDRLAAVGQIAAGIAHEVRNPLTAVKGFLHLLKEENPHAYLDIAVDELDHALTTMQKLTECVQARPR; encoded by the coding sequence TTGCAATTAAATGGAAAAGCAACAAGTACTGATGATGTTACACTTGATCGTTTAGCAGCAGTAGGACAAATTGCAGCAGGCATTGCACATGAGGTTAGAAATCCCTTAACAGCTGTGAAAGGATTCCTCCATTTGTTGAAGGAAGAAAATCCTCATGCCTATTTAGACATTGCAGTGGATGAATTGGATCATGCTTTGACAACGATGCAAAAACTTACTGAATGTGTCCAAGCCAGACCTAGATGA
- a CDS encoding ATP-binding protein: protein MSKPDLDDEKFSLISLTSELESILYLFQNQVYHVTVERRFTDTQLKVYGKRNQLKKALFNLIKNAFEAMPENGVLTVRHYKLGEKLMVQIADTGVGIPKKKLSLLGTPFFTSKESGTGMG from the coding sequence GTGTCCAAGCCAGACCTAGATGATGAGAAATTTTCATTAATCAGTCTCACCTCTGAACTCGAATCAATTTTATATCTGTTCCAAAACCAGGTTTACCATGTCACCGTTGAAAGGCGATTTACAGACACACAATTAAAGGTTTATGGAAAACGGAATCAGTTGAAAAAAGCTTTATTTAATCTAATTAAAAATGCTTTTGAAGCTATGCCTGAAAATGGTGTCTTAACTGTAAGACATTACAAATTAGGTGAGAAATTAATGGTTCAAATAGCGGACACAGGGGTGGGAATCCCAAAAAAAAAACTAAGTTTATTAGGAACTCCATTTTTTACTTCAAAAGAGTCTGGTACGGGTATGGGATAA
- a CDS encoding STAS domain-containing protein, protein MNLVFKENQTFIEFYETNKESFMNRLMENGRNLFDSIAGIDNSIDEEYILRSAETIVDLLNREDEFGLVLHAKDHGRKWAELEFELILKLDWIQTLRKTYWDYLYNYYDHIEISKKEIFEMERQVNFTLDSYIKHFSASFSEYTSYLISAQNELIDDLNVPVIPLSNEIAILPIIGMVDTRRAKNIQFKVLEEIYKQNIKYIILDLSGVSYMDTAVLSHLFNIVNGIRIQGCKTILTGVRPEITNTIVELGIDLNGKVETKGTLQQALNDLNVLS, encoded by the coding sequence TTGAATTTAGTCTTTAAGGAAAATCAAACATTTATTGAGTTTTACGAGACCAACAAGGAATCCTTTATGAACCGTTTAATGGAAAATGGCAGAAACTTATTTGATAGCATTGCTGGGATTGATAATTCAATTGATGAGGAATACATCTTACGCTCTGCAGAAACAATTGTAGATCTATTGAATAGGGAAGATGAATTTGGCCTTGTTCTTCATGCTAAAGATCACGGGAGAAAGTGGGCTGAATTAGAATTTGAACTTATTTTAAAATTAGACTGGATTCAAACTCTTAGAAAGACATATTGGGATTACCTATATAATTACTATGATCATATTGAAATTTCCAAAAAAGAAATTTTTGAAATGGAAAGACAGGTTAATTTTACACTGGACTCTTATATTAAACATTTTTCGGCCAGTTTTTCAGAGTACACTAGTTACCTCATCTCAGCGCAAAATGAATTAATTGATGACTTAAATGTCCCGGTCATTCCCTTATCAAATGAAATTGCCATTTTACCAATCATTGGAATGGTTGATACAAGACGGGCAAAAAATATTCAATTTAAAGTTTTGGAAGAAATTTATAAACAAAATATAAAATACATCATATTAGATCTGTCGGGTGTTTCTTATATGGATACGGCTGTACTTAGTCATTTGTTTAATATCGTTAATGGAATCCGTATCCAAGGTTGTAAGACGATATTAACAGGCGTTCGACCTGAAATAACCAATACAATTGTTGAGCTTGGAATCGATTTAAATGGAAAAGTCGAAACAAAGGGAACGCTGCAACAGGCTTTAAATGATTTAAACGTACTTAGTTAA
- a CDS encoding YbaK family protein, which yields MNVITTFIEKKREKQMKYEKSVLREISVKTLKERVQHYFGASRFTQSMIMHSGIEEACYDVAIEAFLLGANMSRFGYYGEEATDVKLRCQHEEKHLIDTLYNFLLYWGGSQEGVLSESLNYQCEQYVNSWWLDGFHKGERRIKLKLH from the coding sequence GTGAATGTCATTACGACCTTTATAGAAAAAAAACGCGAGAAACAGATGAAATATGAAAAGTCGGTTCTCCGTGAAATATCTGTTAAGACGTTAAAAGAAAGAGTTCAACATTATTTTGGAGCTTCTCGTTTTACCCAAAGCATGATTATGCACAGTGGAATTGAAGAAGCCTGTTATGATGTTGCCATCGAGGCCTTTTTATTAGGAGCGAATATGAGCCGCTTCGGTTATTATGGTGAAGAAGCTACAGATGTTAAATTACGTTGTCAACACGAGGAAAAACATCTTATCGATACCCTTTACAATTTTTTATTGTATTGGGGAGGTAGTCAAGAAGGTGTTTTGAGTGAATCTTTAAATTACCAGTGTGAGCAGTATGTTAACAGCTGGTGGCTGGATGGCTTTCACAAAGGTGAAAGAAGAATTAAGCTAAAGCTACATTAA
- the cwlD gene encoding N-acetylmuramoyl-L-alanine amidase CwlD: MGKKWKASIFTIGLIVLFFILQYDFLEDDTWKDWNLPLSGKIILIDPGHGGPDGGAGDKDALEKDIALHVSHKLREYLQEQGALVIMTREDDTDLADADTKGYSRRKVQDLKKRLDLINNQDIDFFVSVHLNSIPSAKWSGAQTFYAPQYDENERAAKFIQDELIKNLENTNRRAKPINHVYILDNAKKPGVLVEVGFLSNPTEKANLKKDPYQEKIAVSIYNGIMRYYSNEKELTIPD; the protein is encoded by the coding sequence ATGGGAAAAAAGTGGAAAGCCAGTATCTTTACGATCGGACTTATTGTCCTGTTTTTTATTTTACAATATGATTTCTTGGAAGACGATACATGGAAAGATTGGAATTTACCGTTATCGGGTAAAATTATTTTAATCGATCCAGGACATGGCGGACCTGATGGTGGTGCTGGGGATAAGGATGCCTTAGAGAAGGATATTGCATTGCATGTTTCACATAAGCTAAGGGAATATTTACAGGAGCAAGGTGCCCTTGTAATTATGACAAGAGAAGACGACACCGATTTAGCAGATGCAGATACGAAAGGATACAGTCGAAGGAAAGTACAGGATTTAAAAAAGCGACTGGATCTGATTAACAATCAAGATATCGACTTTTTTGTTAGTGTTCACTTGAACTCTATCCCTTCAGCTAAATGGAGTGGAGCGCAAACCTTTTATGCCCCACAATATGATGAAAATGAAAGAGCAGCAAAGTTTATCCAAGACGAGTTAATTAAAAATCTAGAAAATACGAACCGCAGGGCCAAACCCATTAATCATGTTTATATTTTAGATAATGCTAAAAAGCCAGGTGTTCTAGTAGAAGTTGGATTTTTATCAAATCCAACAGAAAAAGCGAACTTAAAAAAGGATCCATATCAAGAGAAAATCGCAGTCTCTATTTATAATGGCATTATGCGCTATTATTCAAATGAAAAGGAATTAACTATACCTGATTAA
- a CDS encoding P-loop NTPase, translating to MITEDKVRESLNSMKEPFLQVTLGELNAIEEIKIKKEKNHVSVKIAITKTGTSEQMQLQTQVVNALKEAGANTVGIRFSELPAETVGKYRSTDKKEENQGLLSPDSKTTFIAIASGKGGVGKSTVSVNLAVALARLGKKVGLVDADIYGFSVPDMMGITARPTVKGEKLIPVERFGVKVISMGFFVEDNAPIIWRGPMLGKVLNQFFNDVEWGELDYLLLDLPPGTGDVALDIHSMLPTTKEIIVTTPHPTAAFVAARAGAMALRTEHEILGVIENMSYFESKATGEKEYVFGQGGGDRLADSLETTVLGRLPLGQPIIREEDFSPSVYQEEHPIGKKYMEIANKVIDAIQ from the coding sequence ATGATTACTGAGGACAAAGTCAGAGAGAGTTTAAACTCAATGAAAGAACCCTTTTTGCAAGTAACTCTAGGTGAGTTAAATGCAATTGAAGAGATAAAAATTAAAAAAGAAAAGAATCACGTCAGCGTCAAGATCGCAATTACAAAAACAGGAACATCCGAACAAATGCAGCTTCAAACCCAAGTTGTAAATGCTTTAAAAGAAGCGGGTGCTAATACAGTAGGAATTCGTTTTAGTGAACTGCCAGCTGAAACGGTAGGGAAATACCGTTCTACTGATAAAAAAGAAGAAAATCAAGGTTTATTATCTCCAGATAGTAAAACCACTTTTATTGCCATTGCGAGTGGTAAAGGTGGAGTGGGTAAATCAACTGTTTCTGTAAACTTAGCCGTGGCATTAGCTAGACTAGGGAAAAAAGTAGGGCTTGTCGATGCGGATATTTATGGATTCAGTGTACCTGATATGATGGGCATTACCGCTCGTCCTACTGTTAAAGGAGAAAAGCTAATTCCAGTAGAACGTTTCGGTGTTAAAGTCATTTCAATGGGCTTTTTTGTAGAGGATAATGCACCGATTATTTGGCGCGGTCCGATGCTTGGAAAAGTATTGAACCAATTTTTCAATGATGTCGAGTGGGGCGAGTTAGACTACTTATTATTAGATTTACCTCCTGGAACAGGGGATGTTGCCTTAGATATTCATAGTATGTTACCGACAACAAAAGAAATCATTGTGACAACTCCACACCCGACAGCTGCTTTTGTTGCAGCAAGAGCTGGTGCGATGGCTTTAAGAACAGAGCATGAAATTCTAGGGGTTATCGAAAACATGTCCTATTTTGAAAGCAAAGCTACAGGGGAAAAGGAATATGTATTTGGTCAAGGTGGCGGAGATAGGCTAGCTGATTCATTGGAAACAACTGTCCTAGGGCGACTCCCATTAGGGCAGCCAATTATTAGAGAAGAGGATTTCTCTCCTTCTGTATATCAAGAAGAACATCCAATAGGGAAAAAATATATGGAGATTGCTAATAAAGTAATCGATGCAATCCAATAA
- the gerD gene encoding spore germination lipoprotein GerD: MKRALLLSLIILSVFITTSCGGQAQVSRELDYEETKKMVVDILKTDEGKKAIQDVMSDEKLRQQLIMDQAIVTETIQSTLTSEKGADFWKKNFEDPAFAEKMAQSMQQQHEQLLKSLMNDPEYRTKLIEVMKDPELIPDLTTILKSNEYRDHLKTVISETIESPLYQTKIQELLLKAAEKKADEEKKAAEA; the protein is encoded by the coding sequence ATGAAGAGAGCCTTGCTTTTGTCTCTTATTATTCTAAGTGTATTTATAACCACTAGCTGTGGAGGTCAAGCCCAAGTCTCAAGGGAATTAGATTATGAGGAAACGAAAAAGATGGTTGTTGATATTCTAAAAACAGATGAGGGAAAGAAGGCCATTCAAGATGTTATGTCTGATGAAAAATTAAGACAACAACTAATTATGGATCAGGCGATTGTAACCGAAACCATACAATCTACCTTGACAAGTGAAAAAGGGGCGGATTTCTGGAAGAAGAATTTCGAGGATCCTGCTTTTGCCGAAAAAATGGCACAAAGTATGCAACAACAACATGAACAGTTGTTAAAATCCTTAATGAATGATCCAGAATATCGAACGAAATTAATTGAAGTGATGAAAGATCCCGAACTTATTCCGGATTTAACAACGATATTAAAAAGCAATGAGTATCGTGATCATCTAAAAACAGTCATCAGCGAAACCATTGAAAGCCCGCTTTATCAAACAAAAATCCAAGAATTACTCTTAAAAGCCGCGGAAAAAAAGGCAGACGAAGAAAAAAAAGCTGCAGAAGCATAA
- a CDS encoding KinB-signaling pathway activation protein: MTSRNVVKLFFSTLLIGGFVTSVTGFIVRWGEFSPYFKNIELLSIISTFFWLFCFGFIFSLVSQVAFFAYLTVHRFGLSIFRSFWNRVQVVLIVFALFDLVYFRYRAFAENGESLLPYLYPALLILAVGLVAAYYKAKQTNKKAFIPALFFMTVVTIVEWVPVLRINDQNWVYLMIFPLLACNIYQLLILHKLHESSIRERSAKVENPA, translated from the coding sequence GTGACAAGTCGAAATGTAGTAAAATTATTTTTTTCAACTCTTCTTATTGGAGGATTTGTAACGAGTGTAACAGGTTTTATTGTGCGTTGGGGGGAGTTTAGTCCTTATTTTAAGAATATTGAGTTATTAAGTATCATCTCAACATTTTTTTGGTTATTTTGTTTCGGGTTCATTTTTAGTTTGGTTAGTCAAGTGGCCTTTTTTGCTTATTTAACCGTTCACCGTTTTGGTTTATCCATTTTCCGATCGTTTTGGAATAGGGTTCAAGTTGTTCTAATTGTATTTGCTTTATTTGATTTAGTATATTTTCGTTACCGGGCCTTTGCAGAAAATGGCGAGAGTTTGTTGCCATATTTGTATCCAGCCCTCTTAATCTTAGCCGTTGGGTTAGTAGCGGCTTATTATAAAGCAAAGCAAACGAACAAAAAGGCGTTTATTCCAGCCCTATTTTTTATGACAGTTGTGACAATTGTTGAATGGGTTCCCGTTTTACGAATTAACGATCAGAATTGGGTTTATTTAATGATCTTTCCACTGTTAGCCTGCAATATATACCAATTGTTGATTTTGCATAAATTGCATGAAAGTTCCATAAGAGAAAGAAGTGCAAAAGTTGAAAATCCGGCCTAA